The Apostichopus japonicus isolate 1M-3 chromosome 3, ASM3797524v1, whole genome shotgun sequence region CGAGGAAAAAAGGCTCCGAGCCAGGTGATAAACTGTTTAAGGACTGGCAGCATTCTTCATGAAAGCTCTGAAAGACCGGATGGAGGAGGAAAGATTCTTCATTCCTGATTGTTTATATATGCAACTTTCAATGAAATCCCAAACATTTCGGCAGTGGTGCTGGTACTGCAAGTTGAATATGTAGTGTGCTTTATAGCAGATGTCGACTCCTTCAGAGAGTGTCTGCACGCTCACTGCGTGCCTCTCCAAGGTAACAAACACTTGTGATGGTGTCAGCTTGAAGTCTGAGTAAAACCCAAGGATGAAAGGCTGAGATCTTCATTCACTGCTTATTCCCTGTAAGTATGAAGGCAAATGGGTGTGCTCCTGTGAAACCAACAGAAGCAATGAAAAGTAGCTTTTAGTATTCCATGTTCAAATTGATTTATTTCTGGTGTGTTCTATATTACAGCCAAAACCATTTACTTTATGCATATCACAAATATGTTATTGAACTTGTAgtataaattaaaaatggaaACGCTCCCTTTTGATATGTCTAACCAGTAGGATGATACCAGCACACCACTGATTCATATGTAGAATTAGTTTGGAGGGACTTAACTGACTTAAGATCATCTAAGTGAACAAGAAGATTGTCGTAGGGCATTAGTTGGCACCTCCTTCCCATTCGAAATATAAATGTAGATCGCAATGGGTACATGCTAGTTTTGAACTTTGGAATTTTGCACAATCCAATGTCCAACAATAGCAATACCACACCTAATACTACTGATACTAACACTACTACTACCACCAACGACAAcgacaagaacaagaacaacaaaaaaagaagaagaacaacaaTAGCAATAATGATGAAAATACAGCTTAAAGGGTTTTACAGATCAGTGGAGCCTGTCACAAATCTCCAACAATCCTAAAGAGTAAGTTGCTGCAGTCTTTGTAATCCACACAGGGTTTTGCTCAGGTTCCTCACAAGTTCACATTTTCACCTGAGTGGAGTGAGGCCATCAAGATAGAGTGCCTTGCCTAAGGACACAATGTAGCCGGGATTTGAACCACTGATTCTTGGATTACGAGATTCAAACCCTAGCTGATTACAAGCAAAGTCAGCAGCTGATATGAATAATGCATTTAGACATACCCtttttaattcaataaatgaTGAAGCATGATCTGTTGCCGCTGATCGTCCTCCAGTTTTGGCCTAGCTCCTGGTCCCAAAAATAAGTGGTAACATGAGCAATGACAGGTTGTCCTTCTCCTCTGCAAGTGAAAACCAAAATGCCAAATTTAGCAAAGCATAAAAACCTCAAACTCAATGGTTGTTGTAATATAATAGTCTATCGGGAAGTAAATACCAAATTCAATAGTCATCAGGTTAGAAACAATATGGTAGGTAAGTAGCTGGGAGACTCCCCTCCCATTCAAAGAAAGATAGTGATCCTGTATTCAATATGGGAAATATACAGAACATACTTAACATCATCAACCTGGTTGTTCCTGAGGTAATATGGTTAAAGGTCAttgtttgacctctgctgacttaATTTATTGtcatttgacctagtttctatATTATCTACAATAAACACTAAGAAATTACCGTAATATGCTGAAGCTACTGTAGATTGCCACTGTATCATAATAAAAACGATacacattgtaaacataagCCCAAGATTTCAACCACGGATCACCATAGGCTTATTAAAAGGATATAAAAGGTTATTGGAAGTTCGAACTCCACACTTAACCTTAACTAGCCTAGGAGTAGGACTCGCTTAAGTAATCTAGGCTAGACATATAGTACGTACGTCGGTATACAGGTATCCTTTTGTCACTGTGATAGGCTACACTACTGTATAGGCTCTATACGCTAACGTTAGTATTACTGTACTACTGGGCCTAGCATAGGAgtacaaaatgttgatgaaaattgTGTGAAAGAATCGTCCCAGTTTATTCCGATTACTTCAATCCCTTCACTGAAATGATTACCTTTCATAGACTGAATTATGTCGGGAACAAACAACCCCCAGCTCTTGAGTAGATCTTCCATTTCGACTTTTGAGGCTGTCAACTCGACGGAATATGTAACCCTTCGTCGTGCACGCGCGCTCAAGCACACTTTGCATTCAAAGTTGCCCAACGTTGGTAAACGTCGCCAAGGTAAAGCCGAATGCTTGCCCAGCGTATGGTATAAAGAACCGAAATTTCGCCCAACATACGATTACGATGACAGAAAAGACCAACATGTGGACAAATATGAGCAAGGAGTTTACCAACTCGATGGGTAAACAAACTAATCTGCGATTcgatcatttttatatataaattgggCACTATTTGACCAACACAGTTGAAAGGGTACTTGCCCAACAATTTTTTTACCCAGTGTTTTAACAGTGTAggttttttccttcttattgTCGTTATTTATTGTTGGGGGGTGGAAtattaccccacccccccccccaatcaaataaTCCCCTCCCATTTACACCATTGTTCATACCAAAACAAATGGGAGAAATGTTAGTTCAGATAATTTAGGTATACATTATGAAGGTACGTCTCAGCGTTTCATTGGTTGATTACTGCAACGTGTTTAGTTATTTAAACTTATGATATTACTAATTTTTCATGTCCTACCAGTTTTAGAATATTTAAAAGCATTCTTGTAAGCTTTCTTTTTGGGGGAAATGTGAGGAATTAAATTTTTTAAGTCTCCTTACAATAGTGTCTTAGACTATAGACTTTTCTTCTGGCATATGCAATGTGGACCTTTCGCTAGGAATACAAATGTATTATGTTAAGATCTTTAATGTCCTCATTCGATAGTATATACTATAATAATGGCGAGGTTTTTGGCGTGAAATATGTTGCTAACAATGACACACTGATCCGGGCAGTTTTCTTTGAATGATTTATATACTACTATGTTTGGATAGGAGAGATAAGAGTCAGTCTGTATACGAACTACCTCTCGTATTGTATTTGAAACAGTTAAATTGATGGATATGAGCTGATACAGTTGCATGCCTGTTTACTTGATCTTATCTACTCTGCACACTACATGTAAACATAGACATATCACGTTTGTTTATATAGCAGATAACATATGGATACATTAACTTTAAACTATAAACCTCCGTTATCACGCGGGTGCGAAGTTCTGTTAGCTCACAAGTTATTACGGGACAACTTTGTCTATAACTTAATTCACCATTACCTTATCAACCAGCGTGTGACCAAGAGTTGACTTCACCTACTTGGGAACATTTATTCACAGGTACGAAAAAAATCTTGCAGTAATTCagaataattaatttatttgtaacAAGCAGGTTATTACGTATTTCAGTGGGTTTTTATCCTTATTGCCTCCCGTAACTTCACGCCCATGCTTTTTATTTGagtgtttttaaacaaaaatacgTTATATGTATCGGTCTGCACATATTTTGTCTTCAGAATCAATTCTTCGGAGAGCGCTTTGTACGTACTTCCTTATATAGGTGTAGCATCAGTATATTTCGTTCTTCAATCTTTTTCCTTCACTTTTTAATCTCTATAGTTTGAATACCATCATGGCTAAAGATATTGGCAAGGAGAAATTCGTTTACGAACAGTTTCAAGACCCCGAAAGAGACGCTTTTATCAGTGGAACCTTTCCTTCGGACTTTGCATGGGGATGCGCAACAGCTGCATATCAGATCGAGGGTGGTCATGACGCGGATGGTAAAGGTGAGGGTGCTTGGGACGCTTTCTGTCGTATTCCTGACAAGATATTAAATGGACACACCGGCGACGTTGCTTGTGACAGCTACCACAAGATAGATGATGATGTGAAGTTGTTGAAGGATCTTGGTGTCAGTCATTATCGATTGTCCTTATCTTGGCCGAGGATTCTTCCGTCGGGGTTCGTTACCGACGTAAACCAAGCTGGAGTAAGCTATTACCATAAACTGCTGGATGCGTTAGCAGCAGCGAACATCCAACCCATGGTCACCATACATCATTTTGATCTCCCAAAAGCTCTCGATGATTTAGGAGGGTGGCATAATGAGCTAATGGCGGTGTACTTCAATCAGTATGCAGATTTCTGCTTCAAAGAATTTGGAAGTAAGGTAAAGCTTTGGATCACAATCAACGAACCTAAAGTGTTCGCCGTATATGGATATGATTTCGGCAAATTTCCTCCTGGATGGACCCACGTTGGGTCGGGTACTTATCGTGCAGTCAGCATTATGCTGAAAGGCCACGCAATGGCATATCGCACATATGACATGAAGTACCGTTCAACCCAGGAAGGCCAGGTGTCCATTGCGTTTAATAGTTTCTGGTCGCAGCCAAAGACAGATTCTGACGCAGACGAGGCAGCTGCTGAGAGGTTTCGGCAGTTTGAGTTAGGAGGTCTCGCCCAACCTATCTTCGTTGACGGAGATACACCAAAGTCTGTAAGGGAAACTATTGCCAAGAAAAGTAGTCAGGCGGGGCTTCTGTGTTCTCGCTTACCACCTTTTACTGAGGAAGAACGAGAGCTGTTGAAAAACTCAGCCGACTTCTTTGCCCTCAACTATTACAGCACTCGTTTAGTGAGTAATCGAGAGGTTGATCCACAGTCCCTCCTCTTACCAGATATTTATGCGGACTTTGACGCTGAGGAGTCCTTCGATCCGAGTTTTCCACGCGCATGTTCAGAGTGGTTGTACTCTGCGCCATGGGGCTTCCGAAAGCTACTGAATTGGATAAAGAAGAATTATGGAAATGTCAAGATCTACATTACAGAGAATGGGTTTTCTGACGAAGATGGTCCTATGAACTTGGAAGATGAAGATAGGATTAAATACTATAAAGCTCACATTAACGAGATGCTTAAAGGTAAAATGGCTCTACATGCCTTCCACCTAAAGTCTATTCTAAATTCATAATTTGTCAAAAATAGTTGAAAACTATCACCACATAATATCAAGTAATGAAGTAGTTCATACAGTTGACTATGCACGTCCGCCATTTTGAACAGCTGGAAAGATGTGAACAGATATCATAACACAATACCAGTAATGTACATCAGCTCGAAATGCTAAGCGTCGAAAAAAGACCTTATGGAAAGAGCATATCTCAGATGGTGTGGAATAATGATGATTGAAGGTTATTTGCAGTATTTTAGATGTTCTTTGGTTAAATGTCAATATAAGTGCGGGCGATCAGACGGAAGGGTTGGGTTTCAATATGCTATGATATGGAAATCTACAGGTACAATGATAGGCCGAGCCACTATCATCACGATCATCCACTGTCATCAATCATTATGGTATAAGCTAGTGGAGCTCTTCCTTATATATGTTCTATGTGGCTcagaaagtgacgagtttagtgtgtaaagcAATGGAACGATTAAAGAACTAACAGGGTTATCGAGCATGTCTGTCTTTATACATGACAAAAACGTTTTTACCCATGCACGTGACCATATTGATATCTCATCCCCAGTCTTCGAGACTTCCGAAACCTTCGTGCACATGTAAGCTGGCAGTCAGCTCATCTCATCGGTACATGATATGTGCCGAGGATTTATTAATGTTTATTTGCAAAAATGGTATCATAATTGCTGCCCACCTCACACCCCACGTGGCATTGAACTGATACCTGGTCAGCGCGTTTGTGGTAGTAAGAGTAGAGGATACCACGATAACATGCCACGCAGACTCCATTTCTGGGGTTAGGTCCAACTtgaatgtgtgtgtatggatgTTTATCTGTCCCACGAACTCCTAAACAATATCAAGTATATGAACTTCAACCTTGGTGGGCGTAGGACTGGGGTATGGGATGTTGAGCCTCGGTGAGTGTTAACTTCGTAGCGTCAATTACATAAATTCCAAAGCTGCTTTTGCTTCGCTCATTGCGAGATGTCAAAGAATGAAACCTTTCATACACAAGAAACGTAGAACGTCAGTCAAATGTCACATTGTCAATGGTAGCTAAACGTAAACTTGCCAAATTTGTTGCGAGCGTCTCCTTAGGTGTAAGCAGTTGAGCTTCCATTTGGTGATAACGTCATATCCTGAAAGAGCTCAACGGCCCCTGATGCGGTTTGCACATTGATGACACTGACATGTGTCGCAAACTTCAGTTAAGCCATATATACAGTTCATGCATTTTAGCCTTTGGGGAATGGTGTATGAATTTACCTCCGGAGTGATGACATCATAGTCGTCATATCATGAGCAAATTGTGTGAAGAGTTCCGAAACCTCATGTTTTCCTATTTGTTGTAATTGTTGTAAGCACATTGAATGATATATACCTATTATTAATCATCTGTATGTTATTGCCCCATAGCTCGTCTGCTCGATGGTGTCGATGTCAGAGGGTATTTTGCTTGGTCACTGATGGATAACTTCGAATGGGCTGAAGGATATCGTGAACGGTTTGGTCTCCACCATGTTGACTTCAACGACCCACAAAGGCCAAGAAGAGCAAAAGCATCTGCGAAGGTGTACGCCAAAATAGTCAAGGACAATGGGTTTCCAGAGTAGTCAAGTCAACACACTACGTCTGTTAT contains the following coding sequences:
- the LOC139962992 gene encoding cytosolic beta-glucosidase-like, whose product is MAKDIGKEKFVYEQFQDPERDAFISGTFPSDFAWGCATAAYQIEGGHDADGKGEGAWDAFCRIPDKILNGHTGDVACDSYHKIDDDVKLLKDLGVSHYRLSLSWPRILPSGFVTDVNQAGVSYYHKLLDALAAANIQPMVTIHHFDLPKALDDLGGWHNELMAVYFNQYADFCFKEFGSKVKLWITINEPKVFAVYGYDFGKFPPGWTHVGSGTYRAVSIMLKGHAMAYRTYDMKYRSTQEGQVSIAFNSFWSQPKTDSDADEAAAERFRQFELGGLAQPIFVDGDTPKSVRETIAKKSSQAGLLCSRLPPFTEEERELLKNSADFFALNYYSTRLVSNREVDPQSLLLPDIYADFDAEESFDPSFPRACSEWLYSAPWGFRKLLNWIKKNYGNVKIYITENGFSDEDGPMNLEDEDRIKYYKAHINEMLKARLLDGVDVRGYFAWSLMDNFEWAEGYRERFGLHHVDFNDPQRPRRAKASAKVYAKIVKDNGFPE